The Ipomoea triloba cultivar NCNSP0323 chromosome 4, ASM357664v1 DNA segment GCAACGGGTATGATGTTTTCCTTTATATATTGAATGGTTGGTGATGACGTTTTGTTGTCAAGCAACGGGTATGATGTTTTCCTTTATATACTGAATGGTTAATAAAACATCTTAAAGCTGTAGGTTACTTCAATTCTTCAGTGTTTGCTTTCTTTTCTCTAGTTAGTAAATGCTCcctaaatgttttaaaattgatCTTGTACTCAATTATGTACCTATGCATTGTTGCAAACATGTGTCTCTGGGTTTTGGAGCTATTTCTTAGTAACATTGGATCATAACGTAGTCAAATGTTTTGATACACAAGCTTAGCAGCTTAGAGAATGCTGTCAGggtgttgacttggtaaccacaaggttacaagtcgACTCTCTGCGGAGCGGcctattggctttcttggtttgagccggttagcTATAGGtaacttaggctggtttacttccttatGATCCTTTGTCGCTTAGTTTCACAAAGCGGGGTTTATCCAGCGCACACACTGTGGGTTTCACTCGTCACTCTAAGATGATTCCTTGTCTGCAGGAAAGGATGCAACTGATGACTTTGAGGATATTGGCCACAGCAGCAGTGCCCGGGCAATGTTGGATGAGTTTTTAGTGGGTGATATTGATTCTTCAACCATTCCCGCCAATACCAAGTACACACCGCCCAAGCAGCCTCACTACAACCAGGACAAAACGCCAGAGTTCCTCGTCAAGCTCTTGCAATTCCTAGTTCCTTTGATTATTCTGGGTGTCGCGGTTGCCATCCGTTTCTACACAAAGCAATCAGCTTAAACACTTGCACTGCTAGGAATCTGAATAAGAGTTTACTCCATTCATTAGCTCCCCCTTTCCCCCTATTCAATACCCAAAATTACTTTGTTTTTATCGAATCCGCTCAATCATGGTTTGTTTTGTCGTAATGAATACACATGTTTTGTGACTTCAATTATGGTTTTGGGTGTGTCTGTTGCTGTACCTGTTGTTTTCATTGATTTTGCACTAAGTTTATTCATAGTTAGTGGGTCATTCTTGATGTTTACTGATCCCTTCCCACTTGATGTTATCATCCTTTCCAAAACTCTATTTAATTAGCTTTCACTCTCTCAGAATTGAAAAGGGTCTTAATCATATACATTACACTGATAGAAACATACAACCTAAAATGTTAGTTCATTTATGTGAGTTAtccctttttttcttaaaaggtTGATATGAATGTTTGCATGGAAAAGCACATGATCAAGTGGCATAGAATTGAGACAATGCATATGGGTCTGAATTCTTGATCTCATACTTAACTGACACAAACCCATGCCATTTAAGTCAATTGTCCTTGGTCTAGAATATggagtttttttgtttttgtttttttggaaacCAGAAAGTTTTGTAGTCAAGCTTCCTTCTATCTTTGCACTCGAGTGTGAATTTTGTATGGTGTGGGGAAACCTTTGTGCATCTTGGTTACCTCTAGGCCTCATAGAAAATGTCCCTTGGCATGTAATTCTTGACACAATGTTGGAATTCTAGCCTTAACCCTTCAAGAGTGGTAATAATGTGGTATATCACTGATGCCTAGGGCCCCTCGAGGAGGAATCTTTCTtggagagaaaaaaatgaattgccACACTATATTGAAAtgtgtaattaaaaaaatatatagaagtCATGCCAGCTTATCAAATTAGCTTGAAAAATCTAACATTACGTAATTAATCAGTTATTTGAATGTAACATACAAAATAGAACTAATTGTACCTTTTTGGTGAGTTTGAAGGTTTGATTAGAGCTTTTCAATGCTCAAAATCCTAATTACACAagagggcttatttgactcttatcccaaaataaaaatgaaaatatatctGTTAAAACTTTCAATTCTCAATTAACACAAAGAaacgacaaattataccatgggcCAGGGTCTACAATGCCATGGAccctaccttgcattgtagactctggtccaaaaataaccttcagattctgTATCTGGAGTTGACAATTTCTATACctatagctatcatattatgtgttagcaattatcaagttatttgtttaaatgtacaaaaatattgtgttaactgaaagtacataatttttgtatcaggattcacaatgcaatataaacccggtccatggtataacaattgtaatTAAACTATGAAAGATGGACTTAGGCCATCAAGTTCAGCCACTTATGGATATAAAGGCCCATCGTAAAAATACTCGGCCCATTTTGTTTCCCAAGCTCCCGGTTTAACCTCTTTGGCCCATAACCAAAACACCAGGTTAGATAAACCCTAGCTCTTAACATACATCACACAGCAGTTGAGCTCAACGAGACAACAACTCAATTCCGGCAAGGTAAGTGGGAGAGGGGAGAGAACGGCATAGCAAAATGGTGTCGGGATCGGGAATCTGCGCTCGGAGAGTGGTGGTGGACGCGAGGCACCACATGTTGGGACGTCTGGCATCCATCTTGGCGAAGGAGCTTCTCAATGGACAGCGCGTGGTGGTGGTCCGCTGCGAGGAAATCTGCCTCTCCGGCGGCCTTGTCCGTCAGAAAATGAAGTACCACCGCTTCCTCCGCAAGCGCATGAACACCAAGCCCTCCCACGGCCCCATCCATTTCCGCGCACCCTCTAAGATTCTCTGGCGCACCATCCGAGGGTAAGTTTTTGCTCTATAAATCGTTCGTCAATGTGACATGCAtgatttgaatttaattttgcaAATTGAACTTTTTTGTATGATTTGACAAATTGTAATGAATAGAATGATTCCGCACAAGACTAAGAGAGGAGCTGCCGCTCTGGCTCGATTGAAGGTCTACGAGGGTGTTCCTCCGCCGTATGATAAGGTTAAGCGAATGGTTATACCTGATGCCCTTAAGTGAGTTTACTACTACTCCATCCTCTCACTCATTCCTATAAAAGCTTTCTTCCTTTGATTGGTTTAATTAATGTTTTGAAATTGTGACTATGCAGGGTTTTGAGGCTCCAGGCTGGGCACAAGTATTGCTTGCTGGGTAAGCTTTCGTCTGAGGTCGGCTGGAACCACTATGACACCATCAAGGTAACTTTTTGAAGTCTTTTCTTCATATAATTAGgaattattattgaattattgcATTGTGACTGTGCTACatgaattcttttttatttgtgccttttgtatttcaaattatttgtatttgtttaaattttgtgaacttattttttgatatttttcctGCCCCATTTCTGCACATTAGTATGTATAGAATGCAATACCAGCCACTATTGGCTGTTGACTTACTTAGTAACCTCAAGGATATAAGTTCTACTGCCAACTTGAGCGgcttattgaccttcttgatttgtGCCCATTAGCTATAGGCAACTCATATTAGGTTAGTTTACTTCCTTGTTGTTCTTTCCCGGCTAGGGTCATAAGGTGGGATTTACTCAGTTCACACCCTTgttgtcatccaaaaaaaatgcatttaacattaaattatttGTAGTTACATTAAATTGGTATGTTGATGCCCTGACAGGTAATCCTCACACCTACCCTATCTCCTATCATGTTGTTATTAACTATATTCATAAATGGTAGTAGGGTTAATACTTTGCCTAGGGTTCTGACTTCTGTATTGCAGTATGATGGGATTTAGCTTTTTTGGTTCTAAGTCAAACCTTTTCAGCTGAATGTTTAGTCCTTGTTTTTATATGATGCCTTGTTATGTGTGTGCTAAATGCTTaaatgttaatattattttttgaagggTATTAATGTAAGCAATACCTAATATTCAAGCTAACATTATACACTTTGAATAATCATCTGTACTGTGTGGCTTTCATTTTTATTCTGATTTTGTATGTACTATGGTGTCATCCTCTGCTGTTTTGAACTCTTGTGATTGTTCAAGAATCTTGTTTATAACTTTGAATTTTGACTGCTTGGTTACAATTAGTGCtaaaacataaattaaataacTCATCTTCCGTCTGGACAACAGATTCTAGAGAATAAGAGGAAGGAGAGATCCCAAGCAGCATATGAGAGGAAGAAGCAATTGACAAAGCTTAGGATCAAAGCTGAGAAGGCTGCAGAGGAGAAACTCGGTTCCCAACTTGACATCCTTACCTCGGTTAAGTACTAAATCTAGTTATTTCTTAAGATACTATTAAGGATCATGGAATGTTTTAGCAGATAATGTATTTGAGCAGAGATATTGTTGTGTCtgtattacaattttttggtTACCTACAACAAATTATTTGTTTGCAgctgtttttcaattttgtttctCAAGGCTTGTGTGATTAAGACTCAGTTTTACTTTTGAGCTCTCCATAATATTTctctaaatttttttgttttcattgatGCTTTGCAATGAAGGTTATGCTGCATTCTTGTATTATGGCTCGGGCATTCATATGATTGTGAACATGCATTTCTTGTGTGTtttcttttctccttttttttaaaaaaaataaataataataaataataatttattttattattattgagttaatacccaatatagtcctcgactatagtggttttactcaatttagtcctaaatgactttttgtgctcaatatagtccttgactttgatgattttacccaatttagtcctttgttaaaaattctgttagttaaCGGTTATAAATAcggtcctaatggtaatttctcatcctccATCCCATTTAggatgatttcttcttcttccccttattaagatccacgcagaaatgtaaatttttGCACTAAATCAACTTCaatcctaaataaataaatacagagtaaataaatatttggctacgaaaatttacatttttgcatggatcttaataaggggaagaagaaggaatcatcctaaatgggatgaaggacgagaaattaccattaggaccaTATTTCTAACCGTCCACtcacagaatttttaacaaaggactaaattgagtaaaaccattaaagtcgaggactaaattgagcacaaaaagtcatttaggactaaattgagtaaaaccactatagtcaaggactatataaggtattaactctattattattatagaagtATTTGCCAAGTGATACATTGCTCTCAATTCCTTCTGATTTGAGCTCTGAtggaaattttatttaatatttttgccCTCGATACATCTAGTTGCACAGACTTGATGTGGAAAACAATCATCCATAACTGATTGGtttaaatcaagaaaattaataaatctCTATAGTTGAGAGTTGAATTTATATCTGGTGATTATTACCAACAATCTGATTATTAAATCTTATGATTACCTCAATTTTTTGCCCTTTGGTTTGTCTTGTTTTTGGTTTAGTTCATTAGGACTCATTCAATCTGTGACTTTTGTCTtaaaaattgtttcttttttatattgaaCCGactaacaacaaatatttttgaaataaaattttaaaataaggaaatgtttAAAAAGAGCCCAACTTTTCATGGGCAAtggaatattaaaaaaaaaaacaaataaagaaggATGAGTTTAGGCATGATGTGTATGGTATTGGAGTAGTTgagttgtaagttgtaactttTGAGACTAGCTGGGTTTCTGATTGGACTGACATGAGCGGCCTTCTCTTTTTGGGTTGAATTGACCTTTCGCCCGAACCATTACTTTTTAGTCGGagcttattaccgaaatggtccctcgactattgcgaaattatcaatttggtcttcgataaatttttgtgttcaattaagttcctcgactttgaaaatttttaccaatttggtcttccgtttattttgtcgttaaacatccgttaagtcgggaccaaattggtaattttgctatagtcaagggaccaaattggtaatttttctatagtcaagggcccaaattgataattaattttccactgaaatggtcccttgactatagtaaaattactaatttggtcccttgactataataaaattaccaatttagtcccgatTTTAACTGATGTTTAACGGCACaataaacagaggaccaaattggttaaaattt contains these protein-coding regions:
- the LOC116017792 gene encoding 60S ribosomal protein L13a-2, whose protein sequence is MVSGSGICARRVVVDARHHMLGRLASILAKELLNGQRVVVVRCEEICLSGGLVRQKMKYHRFLRKRMNTKPSHGPIHFRAPSKILWRTIRGMIPHKTKRGAAALARLKVYEGVPPPYDKVKRMVIPDALKVLRLQAGHKYCLLGKLSSEVGWNHYDTIKILENKRKERSQAAYERKKQLTKLRIKAEKAAEEKLGSQLDILTSVKY
- the LOC116017793 gene encoding cytochrome b5-like translates to MGAKKVFTLAEVSEHNHNKDCWLIIGGKVYDVTKFLEDHPGGDDVLLSATGKDATDDFEDIGHSSSARAMLDEFLVGDIDSSTIPANTKYTPPKQPHYNQDKTPEFLVKLLQFLVPLIILGVAVAIRFYTKQSA